A genomic segment from Alkalilimnicola ehrlichii MLHE-1 encodes:
- a CDS encoding DsbA family oxidoreductase: MSVDIELFSDLVCPWCYLGKHRLERALAQLPDGPPVRIIWRSLELFPARSRHRPPLPPRSQELDRDFLDQAHTDALPLARHPPPLVDAYDAHRLVQVAREQGLDPLRVADALFHAGFVEGGDLSNHQVLEMAGAEAGMPRELIRETLAGDGGTAGLTADLAHARELNVRAVPFYLMDGRIEIIGAETTDVLLEALSTVVAECDHP; encoded by the coding sequence ATGAGTGTCGACATCGAGCTGTTTTCGGATCTGGTCTGCCCTTGGTGCTACCTGGGCAAACACAGGCTGGAGCGCGCCCTGGCGCAACTGCCGGACGGTCCGCCGGTACGCATTATATGGCGGTCATTGGAGCTGTTTCCTGCGCGCTCTCGCCATCGCCCGCCCCTGCCCCCGCGCTCGCAGGAGCTGGACCGCGATTTTCTCGACCAGGCGCACACCGACGCACTGCCACTGGCCCGCCACCCCCCGCCGCTGGTGGACGCCTACGACGCCCACCGGCTGGTTCAGGTGGCCCGCGAACAGGGTCTGGACCCCTTACGGGTGGCCGACGCCCTGTTTCACGCCGGTTTTGTCGAGGGGGGTGACCTGTCCAATCACCAGGTATTGGAGATGGCCGGCGCCGAGGCCGGGATGCCCCGGGAGCTGATCCGTGAGACCCTGGCCGGGGACGGCGGTACCGCCGGCCTGACCGCCGACCTGGCGCACGCCCGTGAGCTCAACGTCAGGGCGGTCCCCTTCTACCTGATGGACGGCCGCATCGAGATCATCGGGGCCGAGACCACCGATGTGCTGCTGGAGGCCCTGTCCACCGTGGTGGCGGAGTGCGATCACCCCTGA
- a CDS encoding tRNA(Met) cytidine acetyltransferase TmcA, whose protein sequence is MTGPEPLLGVVDRLLAAARARGHRRLLVLAGTAVWGRAEARRVLQRCGADEHHLWVGEGEGARAAAEVWQELGREYPALVFDAHCGFDPDAFGAVAGTVHGGGLLLLLTPPLADWHRAPDPERVRLAVHPLRPEQVPGRYLWRLARLLRDSPDAWVVEQDGTAVPAAPDRLPPSQSASAVVGPAGGGPLTPDQAQAVEALVRSASGRGHRRRPVVLTSDRGRGKSSALGLAAARLLRQGLADIRVTAPAAEAVQPLLEHAAAGLPGSRRTRTAVEWRGRSLRFAVPRALLDSSDTPDLVLVDEAAAIPTPVLAALLRRHPRMAFATTVHGYEGTGRGFALRFNALLDRETRGWQAVRLQTPVRWSPGDPVEALVFRLLLLDAEPGEVPPTASGAPRWEWLVRDRLAADEPLLTQVFGLLVQAHYRTRPLDLRHLLDGPNVRVGALWLDGRLVGTLMVAEEGGFDAAFAEAVWRGRARPMGHMLPETLAAHCGLRQAPERRGLRVVRIAVHPDARRRGLGRRLLLEALADARRRGLDYLGTAFGTTDELLRFWQCEGLAPVRVSLRRGAASGAHSVVMLRAVSAAGESLLGRARARFLDGLPHLLADPLRRLEPALADQLLRAPDQGAAPPVADDWEDLRAFAASERIFEACLPALRRWTLWLLADPERAARLTPAERNALILRLLQHRDWGETARALSLPGRRQVTRLLREAVAGQLPEPLG, encoded by the coding sequence GTGACGGGCCCGGAGCCATTGCTCGGGGTGGTCGACCGGCTGCTGGCCGCTGCCCGTGCCCGTGGCCACCGGCGATTGCTGGTGCTGGCCGGGACCGCGGTCTGGGGCCGTGCCGAGGCCCGCCGGGTCCTGCAACGCTGCGGTGCCGACGAACACCACCTGTGGGTGGGGGAGGGTGAGGGCGCCCGGGCCGCGGCGGAAGTCTGGCAGGAGCTGGGCCGGGAGTACCCGGCGCTGGTGTTTGACGCCCATTGCGGCTTCGATCCGGACGCCTTCGGGGCCGTGGCCGGCACGGTGCACGGTGGCGGCCTGCTGCTCCTGCTTACCCCACCGCTGGCGGATTGGCACCGGGCGCCGGATCCGGAGCGGGTGCGCCTGGCCGTCCACCCGCTGCGCCCGGAGCAGGTCCCCGGCCGTTACCTCTGGCGCCTGGCGCGGTTGCTGCGGGACAGCCCCGATGCCTGGGTGGTGGAGCAGGACGGCACGGCGGTGCCGGCCGCCCCGGACCGCCTGCCGCCGTCGCAATCCGCATCCGCGGTCGTCGGGCCCGCCGGGGGCGGGCCGCTCACCCCCGATCAGGCACAGGCCGTGGAGGCCCTGGTCCGTTCCGCATCCGGGCGCGGTCACCGGCGGCGGCCGGTGGTGCTGACCTCCGACCGCGGGCGGGGCAAGTCCTCCGCCCTGGGGCTGGCCGCCGCCCGCCTGCTGCGCCAGGGGCTGGCTGATATCCGGGTGACCGCGCCGGCGGCGGAGGCGGTGCAGCCGCTGCTGGAACATGCCGCCGCGGGGCTCCCCGGCAGTCGCCGTACCCGGACTGCGGTCGAGTGGCGGGGGCGGAGCCTGCGCTTCGCCGTGCCGCGTGCCCTGCTGGACAGCAGCGATACCCCCGACCTGGTGCTGGTGGACGAGGCGGCCGCCATCCCGACACCGGTGCTGGCGGCATTGCTGCGCCGCCACCCGCGCATGGCCTTCGCCACCACGGTCCATGGCTACGAGGGCACCGGTCGGGGGTTCGCCCTGCGCTTCAACGCGTTGCTCGACCGCGAGACCCGCGGCTGGCAGGCGGTGCGGTTGCAGACCCCGGTGCGCTGGTCGCCCGGCGATCCGGTGGAGGCGCTGGTGTTCCGGTTACTGCTGCTGGACGCCGAACCCGGGGAGGTGCCGCCGACGGCCTCCGGCGCCCCGCGCTGGGAGTGGTTGGTCCGCGACCGCCTGGCCGCCGACGAGCCGTTGCTCACCCAGGTGTTCGGGCTCCTGGTCCAGGCCCACTATCGCACCCGGCCACTGGACCTGCGCCACCTGCTGGACGGGCCCAATGTGCGGGTCGGGGCGTTATGGCTGGACGGGCGCCTGGTGGGAACGCTGATGGTGGCGGAGGAGGGGGGATTCGATGCCGCCTTCGCCGAGGCCGTCTGGCGGGGTCGGGCCCGTCCCATGGGCCATATGCTCCCGGAGACCCTGGCCGCCCATTGCGGTCTGCGTCAGGCGCCGGAGCGGCGCGGACTGCGGGTGGTACGCATTGCGGTCCATCCGGATGCCAGGCGCCGGGGGCTGGGACGGCGCCTGTTGTTGGAGGCCCTCGCCGACGCCCGGCGGCGGGGTCTGGACTACCTGGGCACGGCCTTCGGGACCACCGACGAGTTGCTGCGTTTCTGGCAATGCGAGGGGCTGGCCCCGGTGCGTGTCAGCCTGCGTCGCGGCGCGGCCAGCGGCGCCCATTCGGTGGTCATGCTCCGGGCGGTGAGTGCCGCCGGGGAGTCCCTGCTTGGCCGGGCCCGGGCCCGCTTTCTCGACGGCCTGCCCCACCTGTTGGCCGATCCGCTGCGCCGGCTGGAGCCGGCGCTGGCCGACCAACTGCTGCGCGCGCCGGATCAGGGTGCCGCCCCGCCCGTGGCGGATGACTGGGAGGACCTGCGGGCCTTCGCCGCCAGCGAGCGGATCTTCGAAGCCTGCCTGCCGGCGCTCCGCCGCTGGACGTTGTGGCTGCTGGCCGACCCGGAGCGAGCCGCGCGGCTGACCCCGGCGGAGCGCAATGCGCTCATCCTTCGCCTCCTGCAGCACCGGGACTGGGGTGAGACCGCCCGGGCCTTGTCATTGCCGGGCCGCCGCCAGGTGACCCGCCTGCTCCGTGAGGCAGTGGCGGGGCAGTTGCCGGAGCCGCTAGGCTAG
- a CDS encoding histone deacetylase family protein, with product MKAFFHPSQDKHIPRSYLSRGQMRAPLELPERTGHILEGLRTLDISVETPSDHGMQAIARVHDMGYLRFLESAHRRWKAIPDDWGDEVMSNVFVRSPNPMKGILAEAARYLADGSCPIGEHTFEAAYWSAQTALSASDELLRGAKRAYAVCRPPGHHARRDAAGGFCYLNNAAIAAEALKAQYPRIAILDPDMHHGQGIQEIFYDRDDVLYISIHGDPTNFYPVVSGHEEERGAGAGEGYNINLPMPHGSPEATYFQRLEEAAHAIELYAPDALIVTLGFDIYKDDPQNKAAVSSPGFNRMGRTLAELALPTLIIQEGGYHMATLAQNTREFFTGLGDPR from the coding sequence GTGAAGGCATTTTTCCACCCGAGCCAGGACAAGCACATCCCCAGGAGCTACCTCTCCCGCGGTCAGATGCGGGCGCCGCTGGAACTCCCCGAGCGCACCGGGCATATCCTGGAGGGGCTGCGGACGCTGGATATCTCGGTGGAGACACCCTCTGATCACGGGATGCAGGCCATTGCCCGGGTCCACGACATGGGCTACCTGCGGTTCCTGGAGTCGGCGCATCGGCGCTGGAAGGCCATCCCCGATGACTGGGGTGATGAGGTGATGTCCAATGTCTTCGTGCGCTCGCCCAACCCCATGAAGGGCATCCTGGCCGAGGCCGCCCGCTACCTGGCCGACGGCAGTTGCCCCATTGGCGAACACACCTTCGAGGCCGCCTACTGGTCGGCCCAGACCGCGTTATCGGCCAGCGACGAGCTGCTGCGGGGGGCGAAGCGCGCCTATGCGGTCTGCCGCCCGCCGGGACACCACGCCCGCCGCGACGCCGCGGGTGGCTTCTGCTATCTGAACAATGCCGCCATCGCCGCCGAGGCCCTCAAGGCCCAGTACCCCCGGATCGCCATCCTCGACCCGGACATGCACCATGGCCAGGGCATCCAGGAGATCTTCTACGACCGGGACGATGTGCTCTATATCTCCATCCACGGCGACCCCACCAACTTCTACCCGGTGGTGAGCGGCCACGAGGAGGAGCGCGGGGCCGGGGCCGGCGAGGGCTATAATATCAACCTGCCCATGCCCCACGGCTCACCGGAGGCCACCTACTTCCAGCGCTTGGAGGAGGCGGCGCACGCCATCGAGCTCTACGCCCCCGACGCGCTCATCGTCACCCTGGGCTTCGATATCTATAAGGATGACCCGCAGAACAAGGCGGCGGTGAGCTCACCCGGCTTCAACCGCATGGGTCGCACCCTGGCCGAGCTCGCTCTGCCGACGCTGATCATCCAGGAGGGGGGCTATCACATGGCGACGCTGGCACAGAACACCCGCGAGTTCTTCACCGGCTTGGGCGACCCGCGCTGA
- a CDS encoding YbaN family protein, whose protein sequence is MVLFWRSLGILCVAIGSVGVVVPLLPTTPFLLLAAWAFAKGSERWRAWLLDHPRLGPCIRAWQTERAIPYRAKVLAVASLLLSLLIALWLALPPVALGLQATALVLVSAFILTRPTAC, encoded by the coding sequence ATGGTGCTGTTCTGGCGAAGCCTGGGGATACTGTGCGTGGCCATCGGCAGTGTCGGTGTGGTGGTGCCGCTCCTGCCGACCACACCCTTCCTGCTGCTCGCCGCCTGGGCCTTCGCCAAGGGCTCGGAGCGTTGGCGGGCGTGGCTGCTCGACCATCCCCGGCTGGGCCCGTGCATTCGTGCCTGGCAGACCGAGCGCGCCATCCCCTACCGGGCCAAGGTGTTGGCCGTCGCCTCGCTGCTGCTGAGCCTGCTTATCGCGCTGTGGTTGGCACTGCCGCCGGTGGCGCTGGGCCTGCAGGCCACGGCGCTGGTGCTGGTCTCGGCCTTCATCCTCACCCGACCGACGGCCTGCTGA
- a CDS encoding complex I subunit 5 family protein → MLVILVLLWPLLLAAALFTAWRPSAWRWAPSAPVPALLAAFWPGGHWEAPWLLLGLRLGVDPLGAPLLLLAAVVWLLAALAARRAMAGDAHRDRFLALFLLTMAGNLGVFIALDAAGFYLAYALMTFAAYGLVIHDGRAVSRRAGRVYLVLAVLGEGLLVAGLLLMAAEFGNPDLRGLGPMLAGAAHKDWLVVLFLLGFGIKMGMVPLHLWLPLAHPCAPVPASAVLSGVIVKAGLMGWLRFLPLGQGVTDAVAPWVMAIGLFSAFFAVVVGLAQERAKTVLAYSTVSQMGLLTLLIGLGLALPEIQWTLAMGAVVLMALHHGLAKGALFLAMGADARARFWLMLWPAAALAGLPLTAGALGKKALKDAVDMAPGVWAELLLPLLALSSLATTLLMLRLLWLVRPPGGPWGAEHNGAVGEPARGRAPVLGLVLIGVFLPWLWAGWQLPQAAVAALGVTALWDSLWPALLGLGAGGAWWYWAPRRWQAVRLPEGDLAALLPAAPSLPQPPAWQPLLSDSGGGSRLVSRMASGFSQLAVAGALFLALVLLMLLLLLR, encoded by the coding sequence ATGCTGGTGATTCTGGTCCTGCTCTGGCCGCTGCTGCTGGCCGCCGCTCTGTTCACGGCGTGGCGGCCGAGCGCGTGGCGGTGGGCCCCATCGGCGCCGGTGCCGGCACTGCTGGCCGCCTTCTGGCCCGGCGGCCACTGGGAGGCCCCGTGGTTGTTGCTGGGCCTGCGCCTGGGGGTGGACCCGCTCGGCGCGCCGTTGCTGCTGCTGGCCGCGGTAGTGTGGCTGCTGGCCGCTCTCGCCGCGCGCCGCGCCATGGCCGGAGATGCCCATCGGGACCGCTTTCTGGCGCTGTTCCTGCTCACCATGGCCGGTAACCTGGGGGTGTTCATCGCCCTGGACGCGGCAGGCTTTTACCTGGCCTATGCGTTGATGACCTTCGCCGCCTACGGCTTGGTGATCCACGACGGCCGGGCGGTCTCGCGCCGGGCCGGGCGGGTCTATCTGGTGTTGGCGGTGCTGGGTGAGGGGCTGCTGGTGGCGGGCCTGCTGCTGATGGCCGCTGAGTTCGGCAACCCCGATCTGCGCGGGCTGGGCCCGATGCTGGCCGGGGCCGCCCACAAGGACTGGCTGGTGGTGCTGTTCCTGCTCGGCTTCGGGATCAAGATGGGTATGGTGCCGTTGCACCTCTGGCTGCCGTTGGCCCATCCCTGCGCGCCGGTCCCTGCCAGCGCCGTGCTCTCCGGGGTGATCGTCAAGGCCGGGCTGATGGGTTGGCTGCGGTTTCTGCCGCTTGGCCAGGGGGTGACCGACGCCGTCGCCCCGTGGGTGATGGCCATCGGCCTGTTTTCGGCCTTTTTCGCCGTGGTGGTGGGTCTGGCCCAGGAACGGGCCAAGACCGTGCTGGCCTATTCCACGGTCAGCCAGATGGGGCTGCTCACCCTGCTGATCGGTTTGGGATTGGCGCTGCCGGAGATCCAGTGGACCCTGGCCATGGGGGCGGTCGTGCTGATGGCGTTGCACCATGGACTGGCCAAGGGGGCGCTGTTCCTGGCCATGGGGGCGGACGCGCGGGCGCGGTTCTGGCTGATGCTTTGGCCGGCCGCCGCCCTGGCCGGACTGCCGTTGACCGCCGGGGCCCTGGGCAAGAAGGCGCTCAAGGATGCCGTCGATATGGCGCCCGGGGTCTGGGCGGAGCTGTTGCTGCCGCTGCTGGCGCTGAGCTCGCTGGCCACGACGCTGCTCATGCTGCGCCTGCTCTGGCTGGTCCGACCGCCGGGTGGTCCCTGGGGGGCGGAGCACAACGGCGCCGTGGGCGAGCCGGCGCGCGGCCGGGCCCCGGTGCTTGGCCTGGTACTGATCGGGGTGTTTCTGCCCTGGTTGTGGGCGGGGTGGCAGCTTCCCCAGGCGGCGGTGGCGGCCCTCGGGGTGACGGCACTCTGGGACAGCCTCTGGCCGGCACTGCTGGGGCTGGGGGCGGGGGGCGCCTGGTGGTATTGGGCGCCGCGCCGCTGGCAGGCCGTGCGCTTGCCGGAAGGGGACCTGGCCGCCCTGTTGCCCGCCGCGCCTTCGTTGCCCCAGCCGCCCGCCTGGCAACCGTTACTATCGGACAGCGGTGGCGGCAGCCGGCTGGTGTCCCGGATGGCGTCCGGGTTCAGTCAATTGGCGGTGGCCGGGGCGCTGTTCCTGGCCCTGGTGCTCCTGATGCTGCTGCTCCTGCTGCGCTGA
- a CDS encoding cation-transporting P-type ATPase, whose product MAQEEQQDPRQDFEAAQDTAWHSLDMKTALERLQSSADGLDSEEAKRRLETHGPNRLRPPEKDGPLKRFLLQFHNVLIYILIVAAIGTAFLQHWVDTGVILAVVLINAIIGFIQEGKAEKALDAIRGMLSPKAMVLRDGHRQTVDAEELVPGDIVLLQAGDRVPADLRLVEARNLRIDEAVLTGESVAVDKGLDPVDEASELGDRSSLAFSGTLVAFGRGLGVVAETGEQTEIGRVSTMLSEVESTTTPLLRQVAQFGHWLSVAIVAVAVATFLFGYLVRDYAAMDMFLAAVSLAVAAIPEGLPAIMTITLAIGVQRMARRNAIIRRLPAVETLGSVTVICSDKTGTLTRNEMTVQEVVTADRQYQVTGVGYEPHGDFELDGRDVEPDDSQPVLCEILQAVMLCNEAQVYEKDGRWRMEGDPTEGALITAALKAGMDARQLAGRMPRTDVIPFESSYKFMVTLHHDHEGNGYIIMKGAPERVLAVCAEQRTADGDQPLDPDWWQARMDEVAERGQRLLAVATKRVPADKRDLTFDDVEDGLVLLGVMGIIDPAREEAIAAVGECHSAGIQVRMITGDHSLTARAIGKQLGIGDGEHALAGHEIQEMDDTTLQERARDVEVFARTTPEHKLRLVKVLQADNQVVAMTGDGVNDAPALKRADVGIAMGVKGTEAAKEASEMVLADDNFASIAHAVEEGRTVYDNLKKAILFILPTNGGQAFTIVSAIMLGLALPLEPVQALWVNMVTAVTLALALAFEPPEPGLMERRPREPGRPLLSGFLIWRVLFVSALLVVGTFGHYFWMIEWEGASQELARTAAINTLVVGQMFYLINSRYILESVLNIRGLLGSRPVLIAIALLLVLQMLFTYSGPFQFLFSTEGIGWDEWSRILIFGLALFFIVEAEKAVLRPRLDPTRA is encoded by the coding sequence ATGGCGCAAGAAGAACAGCAGGACCCGCGGCAGGATTTCGAGGCAGCACAGGATACCGCCTGGCACAGTCTTGATATGAAAACCGCGCTCGAGCGGTTGCAATCCTCAGCGGACGGCCTGGATAGTGAGGAGGCCAAACGCCGGCTGGAGACCCACGGCCCCAACCGGCTGCGCCCGCCGGAGAAGGACGGGCCGCTCAAGCGCTTTCTGCTGCAGTTTCACAACGTCCTGATCTACATCCTGATCGTGGCCGCCATCGGTACCGCCTTCCTCCAGCACTGGGTGGACACCGGTGTCATCCTGGCCGTGGTGCTGATCAACGCCATCATTGGCTTTATCCAGGAGGGCAAGGCCGAGAAGGCCCTGGACGCCATCCGCGGCATGCTCTCGCCCAAGGCCATGGTCCTGCGCGACGGGCACCGGCAGACGGTGGATGCCGAGGAGCTGGTGCCCGGGGACATTGTGCTGTTGCAGGCCGGCGACCGGGTGCCGGCGGACCTGCGGTTGGTCGAGGCGCGCAACCTGCGCATCGATGAGGCGGTGCTCACCGGGGAGTCGGTGGCGGTGGACAAGGGGCTGGATCCCGTGGATGAGGCCAGCGAGTTGGGCGATCGCAGTTCCTTGGCCTTTTCCGGCACCCTGGTGGCCTTCGGCCGCGGGCTGGGGGTGGTTGCCGAGACCGGGGAACAGACCGAGATCGGCCGGGTGAGCACCATGCTCTCCGAGGTGGAGAGCACCACCACGCCGCTGCTGCGCCAGGTGGCGCAGTTTGGTCACTGGCTCAGTGTGGCCATTGTGGCCGTGGCTGTGGCCACCTTCCTGTTCGGGTACCTGGTGCGCGATTACGCCGCCATGGATATGTTCCTGGCGGCGGTCAGTCTGGCAGTGGCGGCCATCCCCGAGGGGCTGCCCGCGATCATGACCATCACCCTGGCCATTGGCGTGCAGCGGATGGCCCGGCGCAACGCCATCATCCGGCGCCTGCCGGCGGTGGAGACGCTGGGTTCGGTGACGGTGATCTGCTCGGACAAGACCGGCACCCTTACCCGTAATGAGATGACCGTTCAGGAGGTGGTGACCGCCGACCGCCAGTACCAGGTCACCGGCGTGGGCTACGAGCCGCACGGCGACTTCGAGCTGGACGGCCGGGATGTGGAGCCCGACGACAGCCAGCCGGTGCTCTGCGAGATCCTCCAGGCGGTGATGCTTTGCAATGAGGCGCAGGTCTACGAAAAGGACGGCCGCTGGCGGATGGAGGGTGATCCCACCGAGGGGGCGCTGATCACCGCCGCCCTCAAGGCGGGGATGGACGCCCGGCAGCTGGCAGGGCGGATGCCCCGCACCGATGTGATCCCCTTCGAGTCGTCCTACAAGTTTATGGTCACCCTGCACCACGACCATGAAGGCAACGGCTACATCATCATGAAGGGGGCGCCGGAGCGGGTGCTGGCCGTTTGCGCCGAGCAGCGCACCGCCGACGGCGACCAGCCGCTGGACCCGGACTGGTGGCAGGCGCGAATGGATGAGGTGGCGGAGCGCGGTCAGCGGCTGCTCGCCGTGGCCACCAAGCGGGTCCCGGCCGACAAGCGGGATCTGACCTTTGATGACGTGGAGGATGGGCTCGTCCTCCTCGGGGTGATGGGCATCATCGATCCGGCCCGCGAGGAGGCCATCGCTGCGGTCGGCGAGTGCCACAGTGCCGGTATCCAGGTGCGTATGATCACCGGGGACCACTCCCTCACCGCCCGCGCCATCGGCAAGCAGCTCGGGATCGGCGATGGTGAGCACGCCCTGGCCGGCCACGAGATCCAGGAGATGGACGACACCACGCTCCAGGAGCGGGCGCGGGATGTGGAGGTCTTCGCGCGGACCACGCCCGAGCACAAGCTGCGCCTGGTCAAGGTCCTGCAGGCGGACAACCAGGTGGTGGCGATGACCGGTGATGGCGTGAACGATGCCCCGGCGCTGAAGCGGGCCGATGTGGGGATCGCCATGGGCGTGAAGGGCACGGAGGCGGCCAAGGAGGCCTCCGAGATGGTGCTGGCGGACGATAATTTCGCCTCCATCGCCCATGCGGTGGAGGAGGGCCGGACGGTCTATGACAACCTGAAAAAGGCCATCCTGTTTATCCTGCCCACCAACGGCGGGCAGGCCTTCACCATCGTCTCCGCGATTATGCTGGGTCTGGCGCTGCCGCTGGAGCCGGTACAGGCCTTGTGGGTGAATATGGTCACGGCGGTGACCCTGGCCCTGGCCCTCGCCTTTGAGCCGCCGGAGCCGGGGCTGATGGAGCGCCGGCCCAGGGAGCCGGGGCGGCCGCTGCTGTCGGGCTTCTTGATCTGGCGGGTGCTGTTCGTCTCGGCGCTGCTGGTGGTGGGCACCTTCGGTCACTATTTCTGGATGATCGAATGGGAAGGCGCCAGCCAGGAGCTGGCGCGCACCGCCGCCATCAACACCCTGGTGGTGGGGCAGATGTTTTACCTCATCAACAGCCGGTACATCCTCGAGTCGGTGCTCAACATCCGCGGGTTGCTGGGCAGCCGCCCGGTGCTGATTGCGATCGCGCTGCTGCTGGTCCTGCAGATGCTCTTCACTTATTCGGGGCCGTTCCAGTTCCTGTTCAGCACCGAAGGGATCGGCTGGGATGAGTGGTCGCGGATCCTGATCTTCGGGCTGGCCCTGTTCTTCATTGTCGAGGCCGAGAAGGCGGTGCTGCGGCCGAGGCTGGACCCGACCCGGGCCTGA
- a CDS encoding antibiotic biosynthesis monooxygenase family protein: MFVVTNRVPVAEGHEAAFEERFRNRAGQIERNPGFLGMQILRPAKPGVPYLVQTTWESREAFERWVDSDDFRQAHANPLPKSAFSGPSAMEMHEVILSAGRPSR, encoded by the coding sequence ATGTTCGTTGTCACCAATCGCGTCCCGGTCGCCGAGGGTCACGAAGCCGCCTTCGAAGAGCGTTTCCGCAACCGCGCCGGCCAAATCGAGCGCAATCCCGGGTTCCTCGGGATGCAGATCCTCCGTCCCGCCAAACCCGGCGTGCCCTATCTGGTGCAGACCACCTGGGAGAGTCGCGAGGCCTTTGAACGATGGGTGGACAGCGACGACTTCCGCCAGGCGCACGCCAACCCCCTGCCGAAATCGGCGTTCAGCGGCCCCAGCGCCATGGAGATGCACGAGGTGATCCTCAGCGCGGGTCGCCCAAGCCGGTGA
- the pap gene encoding polyphosphate:AMP phosphotransferase, which produces MQKRINRLIEGQADKKERKKTLQELRLKLLRSQLALSEAAEIPVVIMVTGQVGSGRGETVNLLNKWLENRGMETHAFGPPNDEERARPPMWRYWRSLPPAGRIGIYVNGWYGEAVIDRVQGLIGPAVLETRVEEVREFEKTLAAEGALILKFWYRISRERQAERLHQLESDPVNRWRVNELSWLRHEQFDAIDETAHQVVEATDSAWAPWHVLEGGHPERQTLQTAAIILDRMQDRLRGRREEVESARAPVKCRPARDPQTLEALDLTQTLDKTTYHEELTRWQDRLSQLVRDPVFRRDYAVVAVFEGHDAAGKGGSIHRVTAALDARHYRVISVAAPTDEERAQPWIWRFWRQLPSHGRMTIFDRSWYGRVLVERVEGFAERTDWRRAYGEINHFEQNLLRSNIILAKFWLAIDADEQLARFQARAETPWKAHKLTEEDWRNRERWDDYQAAINDMLRYTDTTAAPWHVIEANDKRFARVKVIKRLCAAIEGAMESGG; this is translated from the coding sequence GTGCAAAAACGCATCAACCGCCTGATCGAGGGTCAGGCGGACAAAAAGGAGCGGAAAAAGACGCTGCAGGAGCTGCGCCTGAAGCTGCTGCGCAGCCAGCTGGCCCTGTCCGAGGCTGCCGAGATCCCCGTGGTGATCATGGTCACCGGCCAAGTCGGTAGCGGCCGCGGCGAGACGGTGAATCTGCTCAACAAGTGGCTGGAGAACCGGGGCATGGAGACCCATGCCTTCGGGCCGCCCAATGACGAGGAACGCGCCCGCCCGCCCATGTGGCGGTACTGGCGTAGCCTGCCGCCGGCCGGCCGTATAGGGATCTACGTCAACGGCTGGTATGGCGAGGCGGTGATCGACCGTGTGCAGGGTCTGATCGGCCCAGCGGTCCTGGAGACCCGGGTGGAGGAGGTCCGGGAGTTCGAGAAGACCCTGGCCGCCGAGGGCGCGCTGATCCTGAAGTTCTGGTACCGAATCTCCCGCGAGCGGCAGGCCGAGCGCCTGCACCAGCTGGAGTCCGACCCGGTCAACCGCTGGCGGGTCAATGAGTTGTCCTGGCTACGCCACGAGCAGTTTGACGCCATCGACGAGACCGCCCACCAGGTGGTGGAGGCCACCGACAGCGCCTGGGCCCCCTGGCACGTGCTGGAGGGCGGGCACCCGGAGCGGCAAACGCTGCAGACCGCCGCCATCATCCTGGACCGGATGCAGGACCGGCTGAGGGGTCGGCGGGAGGAGGTGGAGAGCGCCCGCGCCCCGGTCAAATGCCGTCCCGCGCGCGATCCACAGACCCTGGAGGCGCTGGACCTGACCCAGACCCTGGACAAGACCACCTACCACGAAGAACTGACCCGCTGGCAGGACCGGCTCAGTCAACTGGTGCGGGATCCGGTGTTCCGTCGCGACTACGCCGTGGTGGCGGTCTTCGAGGGCCACGACGCCGCCGGCAAGGGCGGCAGCATCCACCGGGTCACCGCCGCCCTGGACGCCCGCCACTACCGGGTGATCAGCGTGGCGGCGCCCACCGACGAGGAGCGCGCGCAGCCCTGGATTTGGCGCTTCTGGCGGCAACTGCCCTCGCACGGCCGGATGACCATCTTCGATCGCTCCTGGTACGGGCGCGTCCTGGTGGAACGGGTGGAGGGCTTCGCCGAGCGGACCGACTGGCGCCGCGCCTATGGCGAGATCAACCACTTTGAGCAGAACCTCCTGAGGAGCAATATTATCCTCGCCAAGTTCTGGCTCGCCATCGACGCCGACGAGCAGCTCGCCCGCTTCCAGGCGCGCGCGGAGACACCGTGGAAGGCGCACAAGCTGACCGAGGAGGACTGGCGTAACCGGGAGCGGTGGGACGACTACCAGGCCGCCATCAACGACATGCTGCGCTACACCGATACCACCGCCGCGCCCTGGCACGTGATCGAGGCCAATGACAAACGCTTCGCCCGGGTCAAAGTGATCAAGCGGCTCTGTGCCGCCATTGAGGGAGCCATGGAGAGCGGCGGCTGA